One Oryza brachyantha chromosome 3, ObraRS2, whole genome shotgun sequence DNA segment encodes these proteins:
- the LOC102702918 gene encoding silicon efflux transporter LSI2, which translates to MSQLASAPKVALGSIAFAVFWMMAVFPSVPFLPIGRTAGSLLSAVLMIIFHVISPDDAYASIDLPILGLLFATMVVGSYLKNAGMFKHLGRLLAWKSQGGRDLLCRVCIVTALASALFTNDTCCVVLTEFVLELAADRNLPAKPFLLALASSANIGSATTPIGNPQNLVIAFNSKIPFPKFLIGILPAMLVGMAVNMVMLLCMYWRELGGGAELSVDGKQQMEAAEEGRSPSVASLKSPQLNGNGNALSLEMSENITTKHPWFMQCTEERRKLFLKSFAYVVTVGMVVAYMVGLNMSWTAITTALALVVVDFRDAEPCLDTVSYSLLVFFSGMFITVSGFNKTGLPGAIWDFMAPYSKVNSVGGISVLSIIILLLSNLASNVPTVLLMGDEVAKAAALISPAAVTRSWLLLAWVSTVAGNLSLLGSAANLIVCEQARRAPRNAYDLTFWQHIVFGVPSTLIVTAIGIPLIGKI; encoded by the exons ATGAGTCAGCTTGCGTCGGCGCCCAAGGTGGCGCTGGGATCGATCGCGTTCGCGGTGTTCTGGATGATGGCGGTGTTCCCGTCGGTGCCGTTCCTGCCgatcgggcggacggcggggTCGCTGCTGAGCGCGGTGCTGATGATCATCTTCCACGTGATCAGCCCCGACGACGCGTACGCCTCCATCGACCTCCCCATCCTGGGCCTCCTCTTCGCCACCATGGTGGTGGGCAGCTACCTGAAGAACGCCGGCATGTTCAAGCACCTGGGGCGGCTGCTGGCCTGGAAGAGCCAGGGCGGCCGCGACCTGCTCTGCCGCGTCTGCATCGTCACCGCGCTCGCCAGCGCCCTCTTCACCAACGACACCTGCTGCGTCGTCCTCACCGAGTTCGTGCtggagctcgccgccgaccgcaACCTCCCCGCCAAGCCCTTCCTCCTGGCGCTCGCCTCCAGCGCCAACATCGGCTCCGCCACCACGCCCATCGGGAACCCGCAGAACCTGGTCATCGCCTTCAACAGCAAGATCCCCTTCCCCAAGTTCCTCATCGGGATCCTCCCCGCCATGCTCGTCGGCATGGCCGTCAACATGGTCATGCTGCTCTGCATGTACTGGAGGGagctgggcggcggcgccgagctctCCGTGGACGGGAAGCAGCAGATGGAGGCCGCGGAGGAGGGGCGGTCGCCGTCGGTGGCGTCGCTCAAGAGCCCGCAGCTGAACGGCAACGGCAACGCGCTGTCGCTGGAGATGTCGGAGAACATCACGACGAAGCACCCGTGGTTCATGCAGTGCACGGAGGAGCGGCGGAAGCTGTTCCTCAAGAGCTTCGCGTACGTGGTGACGGTGGGCATGGTGGTGGCCTACATGGTGGGGCTCAACATGTCGTGGACCGCCATCACCACCGCgctcgccctcgtcgtcgtcgacttcCGCGACGCCGAGCCGTGCCTGGACACCGTCTCCTACTCGCTGCTGGTCTTCTTCTCCGGCATGTTCATCACGGTGAGCGGGTTCAACAAGACGGGCCTCCCGGGCGCCATCTGGGACTTCATGGCGCCCTACTCCAAGGTCAACAGCGTCGGCGGCATCTCCGTCCTCTCCAtcatcatcctcctcctctccaaccTCGCCTCCAACGTCCCAACGG TGCTGCTGATGGGCGACGAggtggcgaaggcggcggcgctgatatcgccggcggcggtgactcgGTCGTGGCTGCTGCTGGCGTGGGTGAGCACGGTGGCGGGGAACCTGTCGCTGCTGGGGTCGGCGGCGAACCTGATCGTGTGCGAGCAGGCGCGCCGGGCGCCGAGGAATGCCTACGACCTCACCTTCTGGCAACACATCGTCTTCGGCGTCCCCTCCACCCTCATCGTCACCGCCATCGGCATACCGCTCATCGGCAAGATCTAA
- the LOC102703192 gene encoding sporulation-specific protein 15-like yields MFKLHRHRSSDRVGQRFDFRFFNFRAVQVPAVSDRLFLSIVSVDTGKTVAKSSKAAAHIGICQWPDNILETIWFSQDEVSKKFDECQYKIVVSVGSIKSGVLGEIFLNLTNFLNLVDPTAISLPLKKCNSGTVLQLKVQYLGTKSKLSGVRAWKDLSPRLDDRSPTNDDIDSKSDGSDSIANKSVRSSSGNPLGGTTQDEPGHRETSFSASGSHRSSNSGDSTADRTNFSPRDSSNGGVHVGRQDSASSYVSYVSASRGDEEFRSNNSSFSSRASGPNVLQGNTPKSFGNGFGQVSLGTSDSSKELLEAAEETIEELRDEAKMWERHSRKLKADLEMLKKECSEKSKQQAELEVELSAAHAERDSYRQEIDELKSSMQEVTTRQKVGGTSKYGDWIDLQKELEDDIKFLKESNANLSIQLKNTQEANIELVSILQELEETIEEQKTEISKLSKVRNVTDLDALNKDSLVKQDTEWAKQLSIKEDEITMLREKLNRVLNIENAGVAASGAVYLELEKENELLRVKIQELEKDCSELTDENLELIYKLKEVGGVTKGQGNCIPNKSNLEIEELTSKICQLEEELRNKELLHTGRFADASISSSKELQEKCANLELKLLNFRSQAYDLEEKFQKSQEELEQRNLELSELRQKLDSSHSTTLEDVQTNGTRGYQFRGESIDNEPDTDMLKAKIQLQQQENDDLRCSKVEMETVISKIQAEKSRLEERLEASLKESSISSKCLDEVRQDILVLSSSIDSHVSANKVLERKVAELESCKAELELHISNLEQENVELSERISGLEAQLTYMTNEKDSSELQIHDSKSLIVNLKDKLERQQSEMESQRLEFKQKQQEAQRKLSEAQDDSEVQRRSNTKLQSTVESLIEECSSLQNQIADLKRQKLELHGHLTQQEQELDNSKKRNFDFGKTVEFLEAKLSSLQKDISSKEQSLLSELESIFQEHTEQEERINRAHFMLNKIEKEKTLEVENLEREVMSLTAQTSSTQEERENATVEAIREVSVLRADKVKLEASLQDVSAQLRHYESQLEDLRKESKSKIKGLVDSLNASKQSEEMLTADAEHMKKLMEVAKSNEDELRKSSGELELKLKASDYEKQQMMEEISGLKLQVQKIMGLQDEVLKLKSSLDEAKFEKGKVEELLHSATEECEELKAQKAMLTDKVSNMQESLDNGEEKKRSRVAMQAKLVRLESDLSALEASHVHEAELKNEINRIKRSNSEYQRKIQSLEQENEDLTRRTQLEQMSHIKEEDLGKQEIGGSPVDEEASIHLKIQLLEAKLAEALEENKMYRAQHKSPMPDGQSAAGDGKESSNDRVLQLEGELRDMKERLLNMSLQYAEVEAQRERLVMELKAAKKGRWF; encoded by the exons ATGTTCAAGCTGCACCGCCACCGCTCGTCGGACCGCGTCGGCCAGCGCTTTGACTTCCGCTTCTTCAACTTCCGCGCCGTCCAG GTCCCTGCAGTATCAGACAGGTTGTTCCTTTCGATTGTCTCAGTGGATACTGGAAAAACAGTTGCCAAGTCCAGTAAAGCAGCTGCACACATCGGAATTTGCCAATGGCCTGACAACATATTGGAAACAATATGGTTTTCTCAAGATGAAgtgtcaaaaaaatttgatgagTGCCAGTACAAGATTGTTGTTTCTGTG GGATCTATAAAAAGTGGTGTTCTTGGGGAGATCTTCCTAAATCTGACTAACTTTCTGAATTTGGTGGACCCAACTGCTATCTCTTTGCCATTGAAGAAATGCAACTCTGGAACAGTTTTACAG CTTAAGGTTCAGTATCTTGGCACCAAGTCTAAGTTGAG TGGTGTGAGAGCCTGGAAGGATTTGTCTCCTCGTCTCGATGACCGCAGTCCAACCAACGATGATATTGACAGCAAGTCAGATGGCTCTGATAGTATTGCAAACAAGAGTGTTCGCTCTTCATCAGGAAATCCTTTAGGTGGTACTACTCAAGATGAACCTGGACACAGG GAAACGAGTTTCTCAGCATCTGGGTCCCACCGGAGTTCTAATTCTGGAGATAGTACCGCAGATAGAACAAACTTTTCCCCTAGAGACAGCTCTAATGGGGGTGTGCATGTGGGAAGGCAGGATTCTGCCAGCTCGTATGTGAGCTACGTTAGTGCCAGTCGTGGTGATGAAGAATTTAGATCAAACAATTCATCTTTCAGTTCCCGTGCATCAGGTCCTAATGTGTTGCAAGGAAATACTCCAAAATCATTTGGGAATGGGTTTGGTCAGGTATCATTAGGGACGTCTGATTCATCCAAAGAGCTTCTTGAAGCGGCTGAAGAAACAATTGAGGAACTCCGTGATGAGGCAAAAATGTGGGAACGACACTCTCGCAAGTTGAAGGCTGATCTAGAGATGTTGAAGAAGGAATGTTCTGAGAAATCCAAGCAACAGGCTGAGCTAGAAGTTGAACTGTCTGCTGCACATGCTGAACGGGATTCCTATAGGCAAGAAATTGATGAGTTGAAGTCATCTATGCAAGAGGTAACCACACGACAAAAAGTTGGAGGAACCTCCAAATATGGGGACTGGATAGATTTGCAGAAGGAACTTGAAGATGATATAAAGTTTCTGAAAGAATCAAATGCAAACTTATCCATACAACTGAAAAATACTCAAGAAGCAAATATAGAGCTTGTTTCTATTCTTCAGGAGTTGGAAGAGACCATAGAAGAGCAGAAAACAGAAATATCTAAGCTCTCTAAAGTCAGGAATGTCACTGACCTTGATGCCTTAAATAAGGATTCTTTAGTCAAACAGGACACAGAATGGGCTAAGCAACTATCAATTAAAGAGGATGAAATCACAATGCTGAGGGAGAAATTAAATCGTGTACTCAATATTGAAAATGCAGGTGTTGCAGCTTCTGGTGCTGTTTATCTTGAACtggagaaagaaaatgaactTTTAAGGGTTAAAATACAAGAGCTCGAGAAAGATTGTTCAGAACTAACAGATGAAAATTTGGAGCTTATATACAAGCTGAAAGAAGTAGGTGGGGTTACAAAAGGTCAGGGCAATTGCATTCCAAACAAGAGCAATTTGGAAATTGAAGAGCTTACATCAAAGATATGTCAACTAGAAGAGGAGCTTAGAAACAAGGAATTGTTGCACACTGGCCGTTTTGCTGATGCATCAATATCTAGCTCAAAAGAATTACAGGAAAAATGTGCTAACCTTGAGCTGAAGCTTCTGAATTTTAGGTCTCAAGCCTATGATCTAGAAGAGAAGTTCCAAAAAAGCCAAGAGGAGCTAGAACAAAGAAATCTCGAGTTATCTGAGCTGAGGCAGAAGCTTGACAGTTCCCATTCCACCACATTGGAAGATGTTCAAACTAATGGCACAAGAGGATACCAATTTAGAGGAGAAAGTATTGATAATGAACCTGACACAGATATGTTGAAGGCCAAAAttcagctgcagcagcaggaaAATGATGATTTGCGATGCTCGAAAGTTGAAATGGAGACcgttatttctaaaattcaggCAGAGAAGAGTCGGTTGGAGGAACGCCTGGAAGCATCACTTAAAGAAAGTAGTATTTCTTCAAAATGCTTGGATGAGGTGCGGCAAGATATCCTCGTGCTTTCAAGCAGCATAGATTCCCATGTTTCTGCTAATAAGGTTCTGGAAAGAAAGGTAGCTGAACTGGAGAGTTGTAAAGCTGAACTAGAATTACATATATCGAACCTGGAACAGGAAAACGTAGAGCTATCGGAGCGCATCTCTGGACTTGAAGCTCAGTTGACATACATGACGAATGAAAAGGACTCAAGTGAGCTGCAGATTCATGATTCTAAATCACTTATTGTTAATCTCAAAGATAAGTTAGAGCGCCAGCAATCAGAGATGGAATCTCAAAGGCTTGAATTTAAGCAAAAGCAACAAGAAGCTCAGAGAAAATTGTCTGAAGCACAAGATGATTCAGAAGTTCAGAGGAGATCTAACACTAAATTACAATCTACAGTTGAGAGCCTTATTGAAGAGTGCAGTTCTCTGCAAAATCAAATTGCAGATCTGAAGAGGCAGAAATTGGAGTTGCATGGCCATCTCACTCAACAAGAGCAGGAATTGGATAACTCGAAAAAGAGGAACTTTGATTTTGGCAAGACAGTTGAATTCTTAGAGGCGAAGCTTTCTTCACTTCAGAAAGACATATCTTCCAAAGAGCAGTCTTTACTATCAGAACTTGAGAGTATATTCCAGGAGCACACCGAGCAAGAAGAAAGAATAAACCGTGCACATTTCATGCTAAACAAGattgagaaagaaaagacTCTTGAGGTAGAGAATCTTGAGAGGGAGGTAATGAGTCTCACTGCACAGACCTCCTCCACACAAGAGGAGCGAGAAAATGCCACAGTGGAGGCTATTCGAGAGGTCTCTGTTCTACGAGCAGACAAGGTCAAACTTGAGGCGAGTCTCCAGGATGTCAGTGCACAGCTGAGGCATTACGAGTCTCAGTTGGAAGACCTTCGTAAGGAGTCTAAAAGCAAGATTAAAGGTTTGGTTGACTCCCTTAATGCATCCAAACAAAGTGAGGAAATGTTGACAGCAGATGCTgaacatatgaaaaaattgatgGAAGTTGCTAAATCCAATGAAGATGAGTTAAGGAAATCTTCTGGTGAACTAGAATTGAAGCTTAAAGCCAGTGATTATGAGAAACAGCAAATGATGGAAGAAATATCTGGTCTGAAACTTCAAGTGCAGAAAATAATGGGTCTTCAAGACGAAGTGCTCAAGCTGAAAAGTTCCCTTGATGAGGCTAAgtttgaaaaaggaaaagtggAGGAGTTACTTCATTCTGCTACTGAGGAATGCGAAGAATTGAAGGCACAGAAGGCTATGCTAACAGATAAAGTTTCTAATATGCAGGAGTCTTTGGACAatggtgaagaaaaaaaacgaagcAGAGTAGCCATGCAGGCAAAGCTTGTAAGGCTGGAGAGTGATCTATCTGCACTGGAAGCATCGCATGTACATGAAGCAGAGTTAAAGAATGAAATTAATAGAATCAAGAGATCAAATAGCGAGTACCAGAGAAAGATACAATCTCTTGAGCAGGAAAATGAGGATCTCACAAGGAGAACTCAGCTCGAGCAGATGTCCCACATCAAAGAAGAGGACCTTGGAAAGCAG GAGATTGGGGGTTCTCCAGTTGATGAGGAGGCCAGTATTCATTTGAAGATCCAATTATTGGAAGCTAAGCTTGCAGAGGCTTTAGAGGAAAACAAGATGTACAGAGCTCAACATAAGAG TCCTATGCCTGATGGGCAATCTGCTGCTGGGGATGGCAAGGAGAGTAGCAACGACAGGGTTTTGCAACTAGAAGGAGAGctaagagatatgaaggagcGGTTACTCAACATGAGCTTGCAGTATGCAGAGGTAGAGGCTCAGCGGGAACGATTAGTGATGGAACTGAAAGCTGCCAAGAAAGGGCGGTGGTTCTAG